CCAGGTAGGCCAGCCCCACCGGGGCCATGACGTCCTCTTTGGTGTTCGTTTCGTAAAGCGGCCCCACCCCCGCATAATCGGCCCCAGCGGCGTGGGCCCCCGTCAGTTGTCCGGGAGCATGGGTGGATAGACCCAATATCCGATCCGGTCCGATGAATTTTCTCACCGCCCCTGGGGGATAATCGTCCTGGCCCAGATGAACCCCGTCGGCGTCACTCAACAGGCAGAGGTCGGGATGGTCGTTGACGATAAACAGGGCGTCGTAATCGAGGGTTAG
The Deltaproteobacteria bacterium genome window above contains:
- the thiE gene encoding thiamine phosphate synthase — encoded protein: MTRQEKLRHYFQRGIYGITAEHLSVGRKNVDVVRQMLEGGVRIIQYREKKKSMSEKYEECRALRQLTLDYDALFIVNDHPDLCLLSDADGVHLGQDDYPPGAVRKFIGPDRILGLSTHAPGQLTGAHAAGADYAGVGPLYETNTKEDVMAPVGLAYL